A window from bacterium encodes these proteins:
- the lepB gene encoding signal peptidase I, translated as MSDTTRTRRTSARNSRQSVLASTFGTVKSLAFAFIMALVIKHSVIEAYNVPTSSMEDTILVGDFLLANKFIYGIHIPLTGITVQGLRDPKPGDIVVFKFPGDSTTNYVKRCVAVGGQSVEVRDKELYVDGVLVPHFEHQKFNDPGIDRRRDFFGPYRVPAGHFFMMGDNRDDSYDSRYWGPVPKRFVLGKALVVHWSWGAAPDPDAPKFEWTNPLSWPSGFWYNLIHFHERVRWERLGQVLS; from the coding sequence ATGTCGGATACAACGAGGACACGCAGAACCAGTGCTCGCAATTCGCGCCAATCGGTGTTGGCATCTACCTTCGGTACGGTCAAATCGCTTGCCTTTGCGTTCATCATGGCGCTCGTTATCAAGCACTCGGTCATTGAAGCGTATAACGTCCCGACAAGCTCCATGGAAGACACCATTCTCGTCGGTGATTTCCTGCTCGCCAACAAATTCATCTATGGAATCCACATCCCGCTGACAGGCATTACCGTTCAAGGATTGCGTGATCCCAAACCCGGCGACATCGTCGTGTTCAAATTCCCTGGAGACTCAACCACCAACTATGTCAAACGCTGCGTCGCGGTCGGCGGCCAATCTGTGGAAGTCCGCGACAAAGAACTGTATGTTGACGGCGTCTTGGTTCCACATTTCGAACACCAGAAATTCAATGATCCGGGTATCGACCGTCGGCGCGATTTTTTCGGACCCTACCGTGTGCCAGCCGGACACTTCTTCATGATGGGTGACAATCGCGACGACTCTTACGACTCTCGTTATTGGGGACCTGTACCGAAGAGATTCGTACTGGGAAAGGCGTTGGTTGTACATTGGTCGTGGGGCGCGGCACCTGATCCCGATGCACCAAAATTCGAATGGACGAATCCGTTGTCGTGGCCGAGCGGTTTCTGGTACAATCTCATCCACTTTCACGAGCGCGTTCGTTGGGAACGTTTGGGTCAGGTCTTAAGCTAA